The following proteins are encoded in a genomic region of Myxococcales bacterium:
- a CDS encoding polyprenol monophosphomannose synthase codes for MKRTIVTLPTYNEAENIGPLIKDLRALGLEVLVADDNSPDGTWRIVEECAARDPGVHLLRRMERKGRGYAGAEAFVRALELGAEYIVEMDADYSHQPRFATALVNSLENGADLAIGSRLVPGGGDVGRSWYRRWLTGFSALYARAVLQLPIRDANSGFRAYTRQALERLAPATLISAGPSIVHEIYGRAARLNLRQIEIPIDFLERRYGKSQLTIGRLLNGFLMVWRVRRLLAEWPAKDARP; via the coding sequence ATGAAACGCACGATCGTCACGTTGCCGACCTACAACGAAGCGGAAAACATCGGCCCGCTGATCAAGGATCTGCGGGCGCTGGGGCTGGAAGTGCTGGTCGCCGACGACAACAGCCCGGACGGCACGTGGCGGATCGTCGAGGAATGTGCCGCGCGCGACCCCGGAGTTCATCTGTTGCGCCGGATGGAACGCAAAGGAAGGGGTTACGCGGGGGCCGAGGCCTTTGTCCGCGCCCTCGAACTGGGTGCCGAGTACATCGTGGAAATGGACGCCGACTATTCGCATCAGCCGCGCTTCGCCACCGCCTTGGTGAACAGCCTTGAGAATGGCGCCGATTTGGCAATCGGCAGCCGGCTGGTGCCCGGCGGCGGTGATGTCGGCCGGTCGTGGTATCGGCGCTGGCTGACCGGTTTTTCCGCATTGTACGCCCGGGCCGTGCTGCAGCTGCCGATTCGCGACGCCAACAGCGGCTTTCGCGCCTACACCCGCCAGGCATTGGAACGTCTGGCGCCCGCGACGCTGATTTCCGCCGGGCCGAGCATCGTGCATGAAATTTACGGCCGGGCCGCCCGGCTGAATCTGCGCCAGATTGAAATCCCCATCGACTTCTTGGAGCGCCGTTACGGCAAGAGCCAATTGACGATCGGCCGCCTGCTGAACGGCTTTCTGATGGTCTGGCGGGTCCGGCGCCTGTTGGCCGAATGGCCCGCAAAGGATGCACGCCCATGA